One part of the Streptomyces ferrugineus genome encodes these proteins:
- a CDS encoding CopD family protein translates to MTLTRSSPDTTDGSAPGSRAGTARAVAVLVLLGLAALIPLLGPSAALHGTGEAAAPGAGGIALLRTALFAALCVPLGELFVRRLARSVPGAPPAAPRSWAPYAAAVGFVAALGLASVVSTGNLVPHSPADLDIGGLYGSRDGKLALLEVNAFAVAGLCALSRRPAAQVWPLAAVAVAEALRAHPTTEYSPLLGSGLTLVHLACASLWVGGLLYVLRTLRGWDAREAGAALLGRYARVAAVLLAAITATGVWSSLRRMPSDTILDQLTGTAYGRALLAKVILVVAVAALALWARIRLRRASDPLTACSPARAEVVALAVVVALSGLLTALPVPIRW, encoded by the coding sequence GTGACGTTGACAAGATCCTCTCCTGATACGACCGACGGGAGCGCGCCGGGGTCGCGCGCCGGCACCGCCCGGGCCGTCGCCGTCCTCGTCCTGCTCGGGCTGGCGGCGCTGATCCCGCTGCTCGGCCCGTCGGCCGCGCTGCACGGCACCGGGGAGGCCGCCGCACCCGGCGCGGGCGGTATCGCGCTGCTGCGCACGGCCCTGTTCGCGGCGCTGTGCGTCCCGTTGGGCGAGCTGTTCGTGCGGCGGCTGGCCCGGTCCGTGCCCGGCGCTCCCCCGGCCGCGCCCCGCAGTTGGGCGCCGTACGCGGCGGCCGTCGGGTTCGTCGCCGCCCTGGGGCTCGCCTCGGTCGTCTCCACGGGCAACCTCGTGCCGCACAGCCCCGCCGACCTCGACATCGGCGGCCTCTACGGCTCGCGCGACGGCAAGCTCGCGCTGCTGGAGGTCAACGCCTTCGCCGTGGCCGGGCTGTGCGCCCTGTCCCGCCGTCCGGCCGCCCAGGTCTGGCCGCTGGCCGCGGTGGCGGTCGCCGAGGCGCTGCGCGCGCACCCCACGACCGAGTACAGCCCGCTGCTCGGCTCCGGGCTGACACTGGTGCATCTGGCCTGCGCCTCGCTCTGGGTCGGCGGGCTGCTGTACGTCCTGCGGACGCTGCGCGGCTGGGACGCCCGGGAGGCGGGCGCGGCCCTGCTCGGCCGCTACGCGCGCGTGGCGGCCGTACTGCTGGCCGCCATCACGGCGACCGGGGTGTGGAGTTCGCTGCGCCGGATGCCGTCGGACACGATCCTGGACCAGCTCACCGGGACCGCGTACGGGCGTGCCCTGCTGGCCAAGGTGATCCTGGTGGTGGCCGTGGCCGCGCTGGCCCTGTGGGCGCGGATCCGGCTGCGCCGCGCGTCCGACCCGCTGACCGCCTGCTCTCCCGCGCGGGCGGAGGTCGTCGCCCTGGCGGTGGTGGTCGCGCTGTCCGGGCTGCTGACGGCGTTGCCGGTGCCGATCCGCTGGTGA
- a CDS encoding CoA transferase, producing MTALRSAWSAVGGEPALLPRVSTVVREGALDARLPVRELARACVGACALAAAELGARRAGRAEVPEVRLDDGAIATAFVSERHLLVDGRAPVTFAPLSRFWRTADGWVRTHANYPHHRARLLAALGVREEDPETVGAALAERSSYDVEEAVYAAGGLAVALRTPGEWTAHEQAVAVARRPLVEHEPHATARARALPPLDGSPLLPAAGVRVLDLTRVIAGPVATRTLALLGADVLRVDAPRLSELADQHADTGFGKRSARLDLVADRRAFEELLAAADVVVTGYRPGALDRFGLSARALAERRPGLVVAQLSAWGSYGPWGERRGFDSLVQAATGIAATEGTPQRPGALPAQALDHGTGYLLAAAVLRALTERREQGYGRCVRLALARTAQWLTNGVEPGPQGDLAYGAPDAWLAERDSGLGRLRYARSPVSFEGGPVDWARPPGVWGVDPARWG from the coding sequence ATGACCGCACTCCGTTCCGCCTGGTCCGCGGTGGGTGGCGAGCCCGCCCTGCTGCCGCGGGTGTCGACCGTGGTGCGGGAGGGCGCGCTCGATGCGCGCCTTCCCGTACGGGAGTTGGCGCGCGCCTGTGTGGGCGCCTGCGCGCTGGCCGCCGCCGAGCTGGGGGCACGGCGGGCCGGGCGCGCCGAGGTGCCCGAGGTGCGGCTGGACGACGGGGCGATCGCCACGGCCTTCGTGAGCGAACGGCATCTGCTGGTCGACGGGCGCGCACCGGTCACCTTCGCGCCGCTGTCACGGTTCTGGCGGACCGCGGACGGCTGGGTGCGCACGCATGCGAACTATCCGCATCACCGGGCCCGGCTGCTGGCCGCGCTGGGGGTGCGGGAAGAGGATCCGGAGACCGTGGGGGCGGCCCTGGCCGAGCGGTCCTCCTACGACGTGGAGGAGGCCGTGTACGCGGCCGGCGGCCTCGCGGTGGCGCTGCGCACGCCGGGCGAGTGGACGGCGCACGAGCAGGCGGTCGCGGTGGCCCGGCGGCCGCTCGTCGAGCACGAACCGCACGCCACCGCACGCGCGCGTGCGCTCCCGCCCCTCGACGGCTCTCCCCTGCTGCCCGCCGCGGGAGTACGCGTGCTGGACCTGACGCGGGTCATCGCGGGGCCCGTCGCCACCCGCACGCTCGCGCTGCTCGGCGCGGACGTCCTGCGCGTGGACGCGCCGCGGCTGTCCGAACTGGCCGACCAGCACGCCGACACGGGCTTCGGGAAGCGCTCGGCGCGGCTGGACCTGGTGGCCGACCGGCGCGCGTTCGAGGAGCTGCTGGCGGCGGCCGACGTCGTCGTCACCGGGTACCGGCCGGGCGCCCTGGACCGGTTCGGGCTGTCGGCGCGGGCGCTGGCCGAGCGGCGGCCCGGGCTGGTCGTGGCGCAGTTGTCGGCGTGGGGCTCGTACGGGCCGTGGGGCGAGCGGCGTGGCTTCGACAGCCTCGTGCAGGCCGCCACCGGGATCGCCGCGACCGAGGGCACGCCCCAGCGGCCCGGCGCCCTGCCCGCGCAGGCCCTCGACCACGGCACGGGGTATCTGCTGGCGGCGGCCGTGCTGCGGGCGCTGACCGAGCGGCGGGAGCAGGGGTACGGCCGCTGTGTACGGCTGGCTCTGGCGCGCACCGCGCAGTGGCTGACGAACGGGGTCGAGCCGGGCCCGCAGGGTGACTTGGCGTACGGCGCGCCGGACGCCTGGCTCGCCGAGCGGGACAGCGGGCTCGGGCGGCTGCGGTACGCCCGGTCGCCGGTGTCGTTCGAGGGCGGGCCCGTGGACTGGGCGCGGCCGCCCGGGGTTTGGGGCGTGGATCCGGCGCGGTGGGGCTGA
- a CDS encoding S8 family serine peptidase has protein sequence MAHLRSRRRLGLAAPLALSLTASLGLLPTAASAAPRTEPVARAAEASTLAYVVNTRPDRRTIESVRKAIAAAGGTVVIAYERIGVIVVHSAYPDFAKVIRGVRGVQSAGATRTAPLTAAGTTDEGPVQPLTEQQARRTTGAAGGGEPLEADQWNLRAIGADRAAKINPGSRRVTVAVIDNGVDDTHPDLAPNFSAAQSANCAGGKADTGAGAWRPYTASDAHGTHVAGEIAAPRNGIGIAGVAPGVKVSAIKVSDPVNGLYYPESVVCAFVFAADHGVEITNNSYYVDPWLYNCMDDPDQRAIVDAVNRAQLYAQRKGTLNFASAGNSNDDLDSDAIVDDTSPDDSTAVERTVDPHTCFDVPTQLPGVVTVSATGVKNLKSYYSSYGYGVVDLAAPGGDRLYQLPDTPSKNGRILATLPNGRYGYLQGTSMAAPHAAGVAALLKSRHPKATPAQLHALLRAQADNPGCPESYDQNGDGTQDAVCEGGKRFNGFYGFGIVNALDAVD, from the coding sequence ATGGCTCATCTGCGGTCCAGACGCCGTCTCGGCCTCGCCGCCCCCCTCGCCCTGTCGCTGACCGCCTCGCTCGGCCTCCTGCCGACGGCGGCGTCGGCGGCCCCGCGCACGGAGCCCGTCGCACGGGCCGCGGAGGCGTCCACCCTGGCCTATGTCGTCAACACCAGGCCGGATCGCCGCACGATCGAGTCGGTGCGGAAGGCGATCGCGGCGGCCGGCGGAACCGTCGTGATCGCGTACGAGCGGATCGGCGTGATCGTCGTCCATTCGGCGTACCCCGACTTCGCCAAGGTGATACGCGGTGTGCGCGGCGTCCAGTCGGCGGGTGCGACGCGTACGGCGCCCCTGACCGCGGCCGGGACGACGGACGAGGGCCCCGTCCAGCCCCTGACGGAGCAGCAGGCCAGGAGGACCACGGGCGCTGCGGGCGGCGGCGAACCCCTCGAGGCCGACCAGTGGAACCTGCGCGCGATCGGCGCCGACCGGGCCGCGAAGATCAACCCGGGCAGCCGGCGGGTGACCGTCGCCGTGATCGACAACGGCGTCGACGACACCCACCCCGACCTCGCGCCGAACTTCTCCGCCGCCCAGTCCGCGAACTGCGCCGGCGGCAAGGCGGACACCGGTGCGGGCGCGTGGCGGCCGTACACCGCCTCCGACGCGCACGGCACGCATGTGGCGGGCGAGATAGCCGCGCCCCGCAACGGCATCGGCATCGCGGGCGTCGCCCCCGGCGTGAAGGTCTCCGCCATCAAGGTGAGCGACCCCGTCAACGGCCTCTACTACCCCGAGAGCGTCGTGTGCGCCTTCGTGTTCGCCGCCGACCACGGCGTCGAGATCACGAACAACAGCTACTACGTCGACCCGTGGCTCTACAACTGCATGGACGACCCGGACCAGCGGGCGATCGTCGACGCCGTCAACCGGGCCCAGCTGTACGCCCAGCGCAAGGGCACCCTCAACTTCGCCTCGGCCGGCAACTCCAACGACGACCTGGACTCCGACGCCATCGTCGACGACACCAGCCCCGACGACTCGACCGCGGTCGAGCGCACCGTCGACCCGCACACCTGCTTCGACGTGCCGACGCAGCTCCCCGGAGTCGTCACGGTCAGCGCGACGGGCGTGAAGAACCTCAAGTCGTACTACTCGTCGTACGGTTACGGCGTCGTCGACCTCGCGGCCCCGGGCGGCGACCGGCTCTACCAGCTCCCGGACACCCCGTCGAAGAACGGCCGCATCCTGGCCACCCTCCCGAACGGCCGGTACGGCTATCTCCAGGGCACGTCGATGGCCGCCCCGCACGCCGCGGGTGTCGCCGCGCTGCTGAAGTCCCGTCACCCGAAGGCGACTCCGGCCCAACTGCACGCGTTGCTCAGGGCCCAGGCGGACAACCCGGGCTGCCCGGAGTCGTACGACCAGAACGGCGACGGCACACAGGACGCGGTGTGCGAGGGCGGGAAGCGGTTCAACGGCTTCTACGGGTTCGGCATCGTGAACGCCCTGGATGCCGTCGACTGA
- a CDS encoding DUF485 domain-containing protein → MATDAPPPSKQQHKLPSTEEFAEVQESAEFGELRRSYRSFAFPLTAGFIAWYLLYVLLSVYAGDLMGAKLFGNINVALLLGVAQFVTTFLIAWWYARHAAAKLDPKAEAIKTRMEGGA, encoded by the coding sequence GTGGCCACCGACGCACCGCCCCCCTCGAAACAGCAACACAAACTCCCCTCCACCGAGGAGTTCGCCGAGGTGCAGGAGAGCGCGGAGTTCGGTGAACTGCGCCGCTCCTACCGCTCCTTCGCCTTCCCGCTGACCGCCGGCTTCATCGCCTGGTACCTGCTGTACGTCCTGCTCTCCGTCTACGCGGGCGACTTGATGGGCGCCAAGCTGTTCGGCAACATCAACGTCGCCCTGCTCCTGGGCGTCGCCCAGTTCGTCACCACGTTCCTCATCGCCTGGTGGTACGCGCGGCACGCCGCCGCCAAGCTCGACCCCAAGGCCGAAGCGATCAAGACCCGGATGGAGGGCGGCGCGTGA
- a CDS encoding solute symporter family protein, with product MITAQQTVLAANEASEHRGLIISLFAAFVIATLFITVWAGRQTKDAADFYAGGRQFTGFQNGLAISGDYMSAASFLGIAGAIALSGYDGFLYSIGFLVAWLIALLLVAEPLRNSGRYTMGDVLAYRMRQRPVRTAAGTSTIVVSIFYLLAQMAGAGVLVSLLLGITSDAGKIGIVALVGVLMIVYVTIGGMKGTTWVQMVKAVLLMTGALLLTFLVLLKFNFNVSDLLGAAADQSGKGQAFLEPGLKYGVDNLTKLDFISLSIALVLGTAGLPHILIRFYTVPTAQAARKSVIWAIGLIGSFYLMTLALGFGAAALITPKEITDSNPAGNTAAPLLALHLGGVDSTWGAILLATISAVAFATILAVVAGLTLASSSSFAHDIYANVIKKGQATEKEEVRAARLSTVGIGAVSIVLGALARDINVAGLVALAFAVAASANLPTIVYSLFWKRFTTQGATWSIYGGLISAVGLVLFSPVVSGKPSSMFPDVDFHWFPMSNPGIISIPVGFLLGIIGTYLSKEEPDKGKFAELEVRSLTGTGAH from the coding sequence GTGATCACCGCACAGCAGACCGTTCTGGCCGCCAACGAGGCCAGTGAGCACAGAGGGCTGATCATCAGCCTGTTCGCGGCCTTCGTCATCGCGACCCTCTTCATCACCGTCTGGGCGGGCCGGCAGACCAAGGACGCCGCCGACTTCTACGCGGGCGGCCGCCAGTTCACCGGCTTCCAGAACGGCCTCGCCATCTCCGGCGACTACATGTCCGCCGCGTCCTTCCTCGGCATCGCGGGCGCCATCGCCCTCTCCGGATACGACGGATTCCTGTACTCCATCGGCTTCCTGGTCGCCTGGCTCATCGCCCTGCTCCTGGTCGCCGAGCCGCTGCGCAACTCGGGCCGCTACACGATGGGCGACGTCCTCGCCTACCGCATGCGCCAGCGCCCGGTCCGTACGGCGGCCGGTACGTCCACCATCGTGGTGTCGATCTTCTACCTGCTGGCCCAGATGGCCGGCGCCGGCGTCCTGGTCTCCCTGCTGCTCGGCATCACCAGCGACGCGGGCAAGATCGGCATCGTCGCCCTGGTCGGCGTCCTGATGATCGTGTACGTCACCATCGGCGGCATGAAGGGCACGACCTGGGTGCAGATGGTCAAGGCCGTGCTGCTCATGACCGGCGCCCTGCTGCTGACCTTCCTGGTCCTGCTGAAGTTCAACTTCAACGTCTCCGACCTGCTCGGCGCCGCCGCCGACCAGAGCGGCAAGGGCCAGGCCTTCCTGGAGCCCGGACTGAAGTACGGCGTCGACAACCTGACCAAACTGGACTTCATCTCCCTGAGCATCGCCCTGGTGCTCGGCACCGCGGGCCTGCCACACATCCTGATCCGCTTCTACACCGTGCCCACGGCCCAGGCCGCCCGGAAGTCCGTGATCTGGGCGATCGGCCTCATCGGCTCCTTCTACCTGATGACCCTGGCGCTCGGCTTCGGTGCCGCAGCGCTGATCACGCCGAAGGAGATCACCGATTCCAACCCGGCGGGCAACACGGCAGCCCCACTGCTCGCCCTGCACCTGGGCGGCGTCGACTCCACCTGGGGCGCCATCCTGCTCGCCACCATCTCGGCGGTCGCCTTCGCCACGATCCTCGCGGTCGTCGCGGGACTGACGCTGGCCTCGTCCTCGTCCTTCGCCCACGACATCTACGCGAACGTCATCAAGAAGGGCCAGGCCACCGAGAAGGAGGAGGTGCGTGCGGCCCGCTTGTCGACCGTCGGCATCGGCGCGGTCTCCATCGTCCTGGGCGCCCTGGCCCGTGACATCAACGTCGCCGGCCTCGTCGCACTCGCCTTCGCGGTCGCGGCCTCCGCCAACCTGCCGACGATCGTCTACAGCCTCTTCTGGAAGCGGTTCACCACCCAGGGCGCCACGTGGTCGATCTACGGCGGCCTGATCTCGGCGGTCGGCCTGGTGCTGTTCTCGCCGGTCGTCTCGGGCAAGCCGTCGTCGATGTTCCCGGACGTCGACTTCCACTGGTTCCCCATGAGCAACCCGGGCATCATCTCGATCCCGGTCGGCTTCCTGCTGGGCATCATCGGCACGTACCTGTCGAAGGAGGAGCCGGACAAGGGCAAGTTCGCGGAGCTGGAGGTCCGGTCCCTGACCGGCACCGGAGCCCACTGA
- the moaA gene encoding GTP 3',8-cyclase MoaA, whose product MLIDTYGRVATDLRVSLTDRCNLRCTYCMPEEGLQWLAKPDLLTDDEIVRLIDIAVTSLGIEEVRFTGGEPLLRPGLVGIVERVAALDPRPQMSLTTNGIGLKRTATALKAAGLDRVNVSLDTLRPDVFKTLTRRDRHKDVIEGLYAARDAGLTPVKVNSVLMPGLNDDEAPDLLAWAVEHDYELRFIEQMPLDAQHGWKRDGMITAGDILTSLRTRFELTPEGAEKRGSAPAERWLVDGGPHVVGVIASVTRPFCSACDRTRLTADGQVRTCLFAREETDLRAALRSDAPDEEIARIWRLAMWGKKAGAGLDDPSFIQPDRPMSAIGG is encoded by the coding sequence GTGCTCATCGACACCTACGGCCGAGTGGCCACCGACCTGAGGGTCTCACTCACCGACCGCTGCAATCTGCGGTGCACCTACTGCATGCCCGAGGAGGGCCTGCAGTGGCTGGCCAAGCCCGACCTGCTCACGGACGACGAGATCGTCCGCCTGATCGACATCGCGGTCACCTCCCTCGGTATCGAGGAGGTCCGCTTCACCGGCGGCGAGCCCCTGCTGCGCCCCGGCCTGGTCGGCATCGTCGAGCGGGTCGCGGCCCTCGACCCGCGCCCCCAGATGTCGCTGACCACGAACGGCATCGGCCTCAAGCGCACGGCGACCGCCCTGAAGGCGGCGGGCCTGGACCGGGTCAACGTCTCCCTGGACACCCTGCGCCCGGACGTCTTCAAGACCCTCACCCGCCGCGACCGCCACAAGGACGTCATCGAGGGCCTGTACGCCGCCCGTGACGCGGGCCTGACCCCGGTCAAGGTCAACTCGGTCCTGATGCCGGGCCTGAACGACGACGAGGCCCCGGACCTGCTGGCCTGGGCGGTGGAGCACGACTACGAGCTGCGCTTCATCGAGCAGATGCCGCTGGACGCCCAGCACGGCTGGAAGCGCGACGGCATGATCACCGCCGGTGACATCCTGACCTCCCTGCGCACCCGCTTCGAGCTGACCCCCGAGGGCGCGGAGAAGCGCGGCTCGGCCCCGGCCGAGCGCTGGCTGGTCGACGGCGGTCCGCATGTGGTCGGCGTGATCGCCTCGGTCACCCGCCCGTTCTGCTCGGCCTGCGACCGCACCCGCCTGACGGCCGACGGCCAGGTCCGCACCTGCCTGTTCGCCCGCGAGGAAACCGACCTGCGCGCCGCGCTCCGCTCGGACGCCCCCGACGAGGAGATCGCCCGTATCTGGCGGCTGGCGATGTGGGGCAAGAAGGCGGGAGCGGGCCTGGACGACCCGTCGTTCATCCAGCCGGACCGGCCCATGTCAGCCATCGGCGGCTGA
- a CDS encoding DUF3099 domain-containing protein: MRKLHSSGHSEVFRITGARAGLQEDVHGRQRRYVISMSVRTLSVILALSLWNVERHVAIVALVLGALLPYIAVVIANAGRENAPSLPSTFVTAHVRPMIAPPRTNDGFAESVPEDMAGDSETGAQSKPRDGV; the protein is encoded by the coding sequence ATGCGGAAGCTGCACTCGAGCGGCCACTCCGAGGTGTTCCGGATCACCGGGGCCCGGGCGGGTCTCCAGGAGGATGTGCACGGCCGGCAGCGACGGTACGTCATCTCGATGTCGGTCCGTACCCTGTCGGTGATCCTCGCGCTCTCGCTGTGGAACGTCGAACGGCACGTCGCGATCGTGGCGTTGGTGCTCGGGGCGCTTCTGCCGTACATCGCCGTGGTGATCGCCAACGCGGGGCGCGAGAATGCGCCGTCTCTGCCGTCGACCTTCGTGACCGCACATGTGCGGCCGATGATCGCGCCGCCGCGGACGAATGACGGTTTCGCGGAATCCGTCCCGGAAGATATGGCGGGCGACTCGGAGACCGGCGCACAAAGCAAACCGCGTGACGGGGTGTGA
- a CDS encoding GlsB/YeaQ/YmgE family stress response membrane protein, whose product MGWLWAIIVGFVLGLLAKALIPGKQHSPLWLTTIFGMLGAIVGNSVARAFGVDSTRGIDWSRHAFQIVAAVIIVYVGDMLYMATLGRRKQRT is encoded by the coding sequence ATGGGCTGGTTGTGGGCGATCATCGTGGGATTCGTGCTGGGCCTGCTCGCGAAGGCGCTCATCCCGGGCAAGCAGCACAGCCCTCTCTGGCTGACCACCATCTTCGGCATGCTCGGCGCCATCGTCGGCAACTCCGTCGCCCGCGCGTTCGGCGTCGATTCGACCCGCGGCATCGACTGGAGCAGGCACGCCTTTCAGATCGTGGCCGCGGTGATCATCGTGTACGTGGGGGACATGCTGTACATGGCGACGCTGGGCAGGCGAAAGCAACGAACGTGA
- the tyrS gene encoding tyrosine--tRNA ligase — translation MTDIVDELKWRGVIALSTDEDALRKALADGPVTFYCGFDPTAASLHVGHLVQVLTMRRLQQAGLRPLALVGGATGQIGDPRPTAERTLNDPETVADWVRRLRSQIEPFLSFEGGNAAVMVNNLDWTAGMSAIEFLRDIGKHFRVNKMLTKDSVARRLQSEEGISYTEFSYQLLQGMDFLELYRRHGCTLQQGGSDQWGNLTAGLDLIHKLEPHAQVHALATPLMTKADGTKFGKTEGGAIWLHPEMTTPYAFYQFWLNADDRDISTYMRILSFKSRAELEELEKQTEERPQARAAQRALAEELTTLVHGADQTAAVIAASRALFGQGELAELDDRTLTAALSEVPHIRVEQLGPVVDLFAEVGLVASKSAARRTVKEGGAYVNNVKVAGEDAVPAKEDLLHGRWLVLRRGKRNLAAVEVTGA, via the coding sequence GTGACGGACATCGTCGACGAGCTGAAGTGGCGTGGCGTGATCGCCCTGTCCACTGACGAGGACGCATTGCGCAAGGCGCTCGCGGACGGTCCCGTCACGTTCTATTGCGGTTTCGACCCGACCGCGGCCAGCCTGCACGTCGGCCACCTGGTCCAGGTCCTCACCATGCGCCGCCTGCAGCAGGCGGGCCTGCGGCCGCTGGCGCTGGTCGGCGGTGCCACGGGCCAGATCGGCGACCCGCGCCCGACGGCCGAGCGCACGCTGAACGACCCGGAGACGGTCGCGGACTGGGTGCGGCGGCTGCGTTCGCAGATCGAGCCGTTCCTGTCCTTCGAGGGCGGCAACGCCGCGGTGATGGTCAACAACCTGGACTGGACGGCCGGCATGTCGGCCATCGAGTTCCTGCGGGACATCGGCAAGCACTTCCGCGTCAACAAGATGCTGACCAAGGACTCGGTCGCCCGCCGGCTCCAGTCCGAAGAGGGCATCAGCTACACGGAGTTCAGCTACCAGCTCCTGCAGGGCATGGACTTCCTGGAGCTGTACCGGCGGCACGGGTGCACGCTCCAGCAGGGCGGCAGCGACCAGTGGGGCAACCTCACGGCCGGTCTCGACCTGATCCACAAGCTGGAGCCGCACGCCCAGGTGCACGCCCTGGCGACGCCGCTGATGACCAAGGCGGACGGCACCAAGTTCGGCAAGACCGAGGGTGGCGCCATCTGGCTGCACCCGGAGATGACGACGCCGTACGCGTTCTACCAGTTCTGGCTGAACGCGGACGACCGGGACATCTCGACGTACATGCGGATCCTGTCCTTCAAGTCCCGTGCGGAGCTGGAGGAGCTGGAGAAGCAGACGGAGGAGCGTCCTCAGGCGCGTGCCGCGCAGCGTGCGCTGGCCGAGGAGCTGACGACGCTGGTGCACGGCGCCGACCAGACCGCCGCGGTGATCGCCGCGTCCCGCGCCCTCTTCGGGCAGGGCGAGCTGGCGGAGCTGGACGACCGGACGTTGACGGCGGCCCTCTCCGAGGTGCCGCACATCCGGGTCGAGCAGCTCGGCCCGGTCGTCGACCTCTTCGCCGAGGTCGGCCTGGTGGCCAGCAAGTCCGCCGCGCGGCGCACCGTGAAGGAGGGCGGGGCCTACGTGAACAACGTGAAGGTCGCCGGGGAGGACGCCGTGCCGGCGAAGGAGGACCTGCTGCACGGGCGGTGGCTGGTGCTGCGGCGGGGGAAGAGGAACCTGGCCGCTGTTGAGGTCACCGGCGCGTAG
- a CDS encoding metallopeptidase TldD-related protein, translating to MSARTSKPHEIVERALELSRADGCVVIADEQSTANLRWAGNALTTNGVTRGRALTVVATVDGKEGTASGVVSRSAVTADELEPLVRAAEAAARGAGPAEDAQPLVADVPAAPDFTDAPAETSSAVFADFAPALGEAFARARAGGRELYGFANHELVSTYVGTSTGLRLRHDQPNGTLELNAKSPDRTRSAWAGRSTRDFKDVDPTALDAELAVRLGWAERRLELPAGRYETLLPPTAVADLLIYQMWSASGRDAAEGRTVFSKPGGDTRVGERLSELPLTLRSDPNEPGLESAPFVVAHSSGGDQSVFDNGLPLAATDWVREGELRHLMTSRHSAGLTGLPVAPSIDNLILDGGADRSIEEMVAGTERGLLLTCLWYIREVDPATLLLTGLTRDGVYLVENGEVTGEVNNFRFNESPVDLLGRATEAGRTEKTLPREWSDWFTRAAMPTLRVPDFNMSSVSQGV from the coding sequence ATGAGCGCCCGTACGAGCAAGCCGCACGAGATCGTCGAGCGGGCCCTGGAGCTGTCGCGGGCGGACGGCTGTGTCGTCATCGCCGACGAGCAGTCGACCGCCAATCTGCGCTGGGCGGGCAACGCGCTGACCACGAACGGCGTCACGCGCGGGCGGGCGCTCACCGTCGTGGCGACCGTGGACGGCAAGGAGGGCACGGCCTCCGGGGTCGTGTCGCGGTCCGCGGTGACCGCCGACGAGCTGGAGCCGCTGGTGCGGGCCGCCGAGGCCGCCGCGCGCGGCGCCGGGCCCGCCGAGGACGCGCAGCCGCTGGTGGCGGACGTACCGGCGGCGCCGGACTTCACGGACGCCCCGGCCGAGACGTCGTCCGCCGTGTTCGCCGACTTCGCCCCGGCGCTCGGCGAGGCGTTCGCACGCGCGCGTGCGGGCGGACGGGAGCTGTACGGCTTCGCCAACCACGAGCTGGTGTCGACGTACGTGGGCACGTCCACCGGGCTGCGACTGCGGCACGACCAGCCCAACGGGACGCTGGAGCTGAACGCCAAGTCTCCGGACCGCACCCGCTCGGCGTGGGCCGGGCGCTCCACGCGGGACTTCAAGGACGTCGACCCGACGGCGCTGGACGCCGAGCTGGCCGTACGCCTCGGCTGGGCCGAGCGACGTCTGGAGCTGCCGGCCGGCCGGTACGAGACTCTGCTGCCGCCGACCGCCGTGGCCGACCTGCTGATCTACCAGATGTGGTCGGCGTCGGGGCGGGACGCGGCAGAGGGCCGCACGGTGTTCTCCAAGCCCGGCGGCGACACGCGCGTGGGCGAGCGGCTCAGCGAGCTGCCGCTGACGCTGCGCAGCGACCCGAACGAGCCCGGCCTGGAGTCGGCCCCGTTCGTGGTCGCGCACTCCTCCGGGGGCGACCAGTCCGTGTTCGACAACGGGCTGCCGCTCGCGGCCACCGACTGGGTGCGCGAGGGCGAGCTGCGGCACCTCATGACCAGCCGGCACAGCGCGGGGCTGACCGGGCTGCCGGTGGCACCGAGCATCGACAACCTGATCCTGGACGGCGGCGCGGACCGCTCGATCGAGGAGATGGTCGCCGGCACCGAGCGCGGGCTGCTGCTGACCTGCCTGTGGTACATCCGCGAGGTCGACCCGGCGACGCTGCTGCTGACCGGCCTGACCCGGGACGGCGTCTACCTCGTCGAGAACGGTGAGGTGACCGGTGAGGTCAACAACTTCCGGTTCAACGAGTCACCGGTGGATCTGCTCGGGCGTGCGACCGAGGCGGGGCGCACGGAGAAGACGCTGCCCAGGGAGTGGAGCGACTGGTTCACCAGGGCGGCGATGCCGACGCTGCGCGTCCCCGATTTCAACATGAGCTCTGTCAGTCAGGGCGTATAA